The following is a genomic window from Geoalkalibacter halelectricus.
GAATTGGCGGGTTTGTTCACCGCCAGTCGGCCCAGTTCCGGGCTCTTGGCCCGCAGGCGCGGATGGTTGTAGCCCACCGCCATGGAGGCGTACATGGAGAAAAAATCCAGGTAGTGCTCGCCGTTGCGCTGATCGACGAACCAACTGCCTGCGGAGCGCTCGAGGTCGAGAATGATATCGAAACCTTCCGTGAGCAGATGGCGGGACAGACATTGCTTGACATCTTGGGGGGCGATGGATGGCACGGTCGTGAACTCCTTGAAGAAATCACTCCTCGATGCGAAAGCTGATGCCCTGGGCCAGAGGCAGGGCGCTGCCGTAATTGATGGTCACCGTCTGGCGGCGCATATAGGCTTTCCAGACGTCGGAGCCTGCTTCGCGCCCGCCGCCCGTGTCCTTTTCGCCGCCGAAAGCGCCGCCGATTTCGGCCCCCGAGGTGCCGATGTTGACGTTGGCGATGCCGCAGTCCGATCCCGCCGTGCCGAGGAAGGTTTCAGCCTCGCGCAGGTCGGTGGTGAAAATTGCCGAGGACAAGCCCTGGGGCACCTCATTCTGGATGGCTACGGCCTGGGACAATTCGCCGGTGTAAGGAATCAAATAGAGCAGCGGGCCGAAGGTTTCCTGTTGGATGATGGGCAGATAGGGCGGCGCTTCGACCAGGGCGGGCACCACGTAGCACCCCGATTCGTAGCCCTGCCCCTCCAGCACCTCGCCGCCGTAAATGAGGGTCGCGCCCTGCTCCCGGGCCCTGGCCAGGGCGGCGCGAAAGGCGGCAACGGCGGCGCGGTCGATGAGGGGTCCGACGTGATTGCCTTCATCGAGGGGATGGCCGATGCGCAGTTTGTGGTAGGCATCCATGAGCGCTTTCTTCACCTTGTCATACAGCGCCTCATGCACGATGAGGCGTCGCGTGGTGGTGCAACGCTGCCCGGCGGTGCCCACCGCGCCGAACACCACGGCCGGCAGCGCCAGCTTGAGATCGGCATGTTCGGTGAGAATGATGGCGTTGTTGCCGCTCAGCTCCAGGATGGTTTTGCCCAGGCGCCGCGCCACCACCTCGGCCACGTGCCGGCCGGTGGGAACCGAGCCGGTAAAGGAAACCAACGGCAGGCGCCGATCTTGAATCAGTGCCTCGCCCACCTCTTGCCCCGATCCGATGAGCAGGTTGAAAATGCCTTCGGGCAGATCATTGTCCCGCAAGACTTCGGCGCAGATCTTCTGCACGGCAATGGCCGACAGGGGCACCTTGGAGGAGGGCTTCCAGATCATGACGTCGCCGCACACCGCGGCGAGCATGGCGTTCCACGACCAGACCGCCACGGGAAAGTTGAAGGCGGTGAAAATGCCGACGATTCCCAGGGGATGATACTGCTCGTACATGCGGTGGCGCTCGCGCTCGGAGTGCATGCTCAGGCCGTAGAGCATGCGCGACTGTCCCACGGCGAAATCGCAGATGTCGATCATCTCCTGCACCTCGCCCAGTCCCTCCTGCAGGGATTTGCCCATCTCGTAAGACACCAGGGTGCCCAGGGCCTGCTTGCGCTCGC
Proteins encoded in this region:
- the amaB gene encoding L-piperidine-6-carboxylate dehydrogenase, yielding MTTGREFLEELGIAALNPGASSGRQWPTSTSAGLLESISPADGQVIAKVRQASAADCDQIVQAAQQAFTQWRAVPAPQRGEVVRQIGLRLRERKQALGTLVSYEMGKSLQEGLGEVQEMIDICDFAVGQSRMLYGLSMHSERERHRMYEQYHPLGIVGIFTAFNFPVAVWSWNAMLAAVCGDVMIWKPSSKVPLSAIAVQKICAEVLRDNDLPEGIFNLLIGSGQEVGEALIQDRRLPLVSFTGSVPTGRHVAEVVARRLGKTILELSGNNAIILTEHADLKLALPAVVFGAVGTAGQRCTTTRRLIVHEALYDKVKKALMDAYHKLRIGHPLDEGNHVGPLIDRAAVAAFRAALARAREQGATLIYGGEVLEGQGYESGCYVVPALVEAPPYLPIIQQETFGPLLYLIPYTGELSQAVAIQNEVPQGLSSAIFTTDLREAETFLGTAGSDCGIANVNIGTSGAEIGGAFGGEKDTGGGREAGSDVWKAYMRRQTVTINYGSALPLAQGISFRIEE